Within Romboutsia sp. CE17, the genomic segment AAAACGTATTATTGAGAATGCACCAGCCAAACTAAATGCTCTAGCAACATTATTACCTACTAAAAGAATAATAATAGAAATTATAACAGGTAACATTATTAAAGTTGTACTAAAACCAGAATTATAACCAGATTTTTTGTTTGTTTTCATATAAACGAGACTAATAACTAGTCCTAGGAGAATTGATGATACTATTACTAATAGGGCGTTAGTAAGTGTAAAAGATTCTCCTGTAGTTGATGAAATTATTGTTTCTAACATACTTTTTCTCCTCTTAAATTAATATTTTGTTTATTTAAGCAATGTGACATAAACTCATTGCCATATTTTGAAAAATGAGTATTATATATTTCTAATTCAGAAAGAATTTTTGTAAACCAAACTGGAATAGCACCGAGTATTTTTACTTCCATAAGATATTTATTCTCTCCTAATATATCTTCGCCAAATATGCCAGATTCTAAGTTTAAATCATTTCTTCTTGATATAATATTAGAGTCGAAAGTTAATCTAAAATTATTATCATCTTTTCCGAAATAAGCTTTCCTAGTGTATCCGATATAAACTGCAGGATAAACTTTATTATTATCTAAATAGTATTGTATTTCATTAAGTACTTGATTATTTATGTAATCATTAGATAAAGGTCTTATGCCTAAGTTTAAAAAATCATAAGCTTCTTTTAAAGTAAGTGATACTCTTCTTTTATTTACGATTCCATTGATTTTTTTCTTAAGTTCTAAAAATACAATATCTTCAGAATTGCTTGGAATCTTATAACTTCTAAGTCTAAGTTTTTCCTTATAAAAAGGTTTAGATATAGAATGTCTAATAACATCACTATTTTTTGTATCGTAGTATATATTATATATATTATAAGTATTTCCAGATTTACAGTATTTGTCTGGATTCATATACTCAAGTAATTTTGGAATTAACGCTTCATATTGTTTTTGAGAGAGTATATATTTTTTTTCATAGCGCTTAAATGATTTAATTGCCATTATTTATCAACTCCTTATTTTCAATTTCTATTTATATAGTAAGCTTTTAACCTTAAACAAAACTTAAGACAATATGTATTTTAGGTGAAATTCAAAGTAAGAATGGATAAATATAAGAAAAGTAATTTAAACAAAAAAATGAATGTATTATTATACATCCATTTTATTTAAATTACTTTTTTTAATTCATTTAAAGTATTAAATTGAATTAAATTTTTCATTTTAGCTCTATCTTTTAAAAAGTTATTTGATACTTCATACGACACAGATGTATCACCGTATATTCTCCAAAATCGAGTATCTGATAATTTATGTTTGCCATATCCCATAAAACCAAGTACATCTTTAAGAGGGTATCCTAAAAATATACCTATTTCATTTGGAAATTCAGGAGAATGTAATTTTTCAATTAATAAATTTATATAGCAATCTAAGTTATACTGAGAAGGATACCCTAGAAACTTTAAAAAATTAATACTTTTTTTATTATCTAAAGTACGTTTTAGAGAATCTTTATTAATAAAAAAGACTCTAATACCACCATCATAGGTATTAATAATTTCATAGCTTATTTTAGAACAATCATTAAAAAAAGAATTTATTTCATTTAATTTAATTTCTTTATCATATTTATTACCAGATATATTTAATATTTCAGAAGGCTTAGAGCCTAATATAACAGGACCTAGCATTTCTAAAATTTTTTTTAAATAAGATGAACTTGATTTATTATCACAACAATTCATTTTGCATATAGAACTCATAATATACCTCCTAATTGATATTAATTATCATAAAAATATTTTAACATTAATGAAAATCATTATCAATAATAAAAATAAAAATATGTGTATCTTATAATTTTTTTTGAATAAAAGATAATAAATTTTATAGATTTATATATAAAAAGAGAGGGTAATTATTACAAAATGTGACAATTAACCCCTTTTTTTATGGAATAAAAATAAAATTTGAAAATATAAAAATAACTTGCCTATACACTATATATAGTATAGAATAAGTAAGTGGTTACTATATATAGTACGATAGAAGGGTATATAGTTATAAAAGTCAATACTTGAAATAATAAATTTTGTATATTTTGTTCAAAACATAAAAAGTTTAAAGATTACATAATTGGTGAAAAGGAGAATGCTATGATAAAAGAATTAATGATAATAAAAAGAGATGGAAGTAGCGTTGGATTTGATAAATTTAAAATAAAAAATGCAATATTAAAATCTATGAAATATGGTAGTGGAATTTATAGAGAAGATATAGCTAATAAAATTGCGACGGAAATAGAGATGCATTGTTATGAAAATAGTATGTCACCAACAGTACATCAAGTAGAGGATATGGTTTATAGAATGTTAATAGAAAATAAACAAGAATTAACAGCAAAGGCTTATGAAGGATATAGAGCAGTTCAATCCTTTAAAAGAGAAAAAAATACTACAGATGATAGTATATTAAGTTTATTAGATAGAAGTAATGAAGAAGTAATGAATGAAAATTCTAATAAAAATGGAATGTTAGCATCTACTCAAAGAGACTTAGTGGCAGGAGAAGTATCAAAAGATATAGCGAGAAGAAAGTTAATACCTGCTCATATAGTTCAAGCTCATGATGAAGGTGTTCTTCATTTCCATGATATGGATTATACTATACAACCTATTCATAACTGTATGTTAATAAATTTAGAAGATATGCTTACTAATGGAACAGTTATAAATAATAAGCTAGTTGAATCGCCTAAATCATTTTCAACGGCTTGTACAATTGTAACTCAAATTATAGCTCAAATAGCAAGTGGGCAGTATGGAGGAAATTCAATAACAATAAAACATATAGCTCCTTTTTTAAGAGTTTCATATGATAAATATTTTAATAGATATAAAGAAAAGTATTCTGAAGAAATGGCTCATGAATTAGCTGAAGAGAGAATGTTAGAAGAGTTAAAATCAGGTATACAAACTATCAGATATCAATTATCTACACTTCATACAAGTAATGGACAGTCTCCATTCTCAACAATATACCTTGAAATTGAAGAAGGTCATGAGTATGAAAGAGAAATGGCATTAATTTGTGAGGAGATGATACTTCAAAGATTAGAAGGTATGAAAAACTATAAGGGCAATGAAATTGGAGAAGAGTTCCCTAAATTAGTTTATCTGTTAGATGAACATAACTGTTTAGAAGGCGGAAAATACGATTATATAACAAAGCTAGCTGCTAAATGTAATACTAAGAGATTAGTTCCAGATTATCAAAGTGCTAAAATAATGAGAAAAAATTATGATGGTGAAACATTCCCTCCAATGGGATGTAGATCTCATCTTAGTAACTGGAAAGATGAAAATGGAAATTATAAATGGTATGGAAGATTTAACCAAGGCGTAATTTCACTTAATCTAGTTCAAGTCGCATTAACAGCAAATAAAAATATGGAAAAGTTTTGGCAAATATTAGATGAAAGGCTAGATCTATGTAGGGAAGCTTTAATGGTTAGACATAATTTATTATTAGGAACAACATCCGATATATCACCAATACACTGGCAACATGGTGGGATTGCTAGACTAAAAAAAGGTGAAAAAATAGATAAGCTTTTAAAAAATGGATATTCAACACTTTCATTAGGATATGTTGGAGTATATGAAATGACTCAGGCTATGCTAGGAGTATCTCATACAACAAAAGAAGGGGAAGAATTTGCTTTAAAAGTTATGCACCACTTAAATGAGACTTGCAAGAGGTGGAAAAATGAAACTGGTTTAGGATTTGGATTATATGGAACTCCAGGAGAAAGTTTAACTTCAAGATTCTGCAGAATTGATAAGCAGAAATTTGGTGAAATAAAAAATGTAACAGATAGAATGTATTATACAAATTCATATCATGTGCATGTAACTGAAGAAATAGATGCTTTCTCTAAGTTAAAATTTGAAAGTCAATTCCACGATATAAGCTCAGGTGGATGTATAAGTTATATTGAAGTTCCTGATATGAGTAAGAATTTACCTGCAGTAGAACAGATAATAAATTATATATATCACAATATACAATATGCAGAAATAAATACAAAGCCGGATGTATGTTTCAAATGTGATTATACTGGAGAAATTAAATTAGATAATGATTTAGAATGGTATTGCCCAAACTGTGGAAATAGAGACAAAGATGAGATGCAAGTTATGAGAAGAACTTGTGGATATATAGGTTCAAATATGTGGGGTAAAGGGCGTACTCAAGAAATAGGACAAAGAGTATTACATCTATAAGATTTGGAGTGATAAGATTGAGATTTTCTAAGATAAAAGATAATGATATTGCAAATGGATTAGGAATAACAATGTCGTTTTGGACACAAGGGTGTCCTCATCATTGTAAAGGTTGCTTTAATAAAGAAACATGGGACTATAATGGTGGAAGAGAATTTACAGAAGAAGACTTAAAGTATATACTTGAAAACATAGACAAGAATAGTATAGAAAGAGATTTATCTATACTTGGAGGAGAGCCTTTATGCTCTGAAAATGTAAATGGAGTATTAGAACTTTGTAAAGAATTTAAAAAAAATTACCCTAATAAAAAGATATATCTATGGACTGGATATACGGTTGAAAATTTCAATGAAACCCAAAGAGATATATTAAATTATATAGATGTATTAATAGATGGAAAATTTGAAGAAGAAAATAAAAACTTATCTATTATGTTAAGAGGATCTTCTAATCAAAGAGTTATAGATGTTAAAAAATCAATAGAAGAAAAAAATATAGCATTGCACGAAGTATGCTAAAGATTATAAATAGCTAAGGAGACACATATAGATGATAATGAACGTAAAAAAGACTAATGAAGATGCAGTAATACCAGTTTTTGCTCACAAAACAGATAGTGGATTTGATTTATTCACATGCGAAGAGTTAACTATTGAAGGAAGAAAAAAAGCAATAGCTAAAACTGGACTAATTTTTGAAATACCTAATGGATGGGGAATACAAATAAAAAATAAATCAGGAATAACTATGAA encodes:
- a CDS encoding polyphosphate polymerase domain-containing protein encodes the protein MAIKSFKRYEKKYILSQKQYEALIPKLLEYMNPDKYCKSGNTYNIYNIYYDTKNSDVIRHSISKPFYKEKLRLRSYKIPSNSEDIVFLELKKKINGIVNKRRVSLTLKEAYDFLNLGIRPLSNDYINNQVLNEIQYYLDNNKVYPAVYIGYTRKAYFGKDDNNFRLTFDSNIISRRNDLNLESGIFGEDILGENKYLMEVKILGAIPVWFTKILSELEIYNTHFSKYGNEFMSHCLNKQNINLRGEKVC
- a CDS encoding DUF3793 family protein is translated as MSSICKMNCCDNKSSSSYLKKILEMLGPVILGSKPSEILNISGNKYDKEIKLNEINSFFNDCSKISYEIINTYDGGIRVFFINKDSLKRTLDNKKSINFLKFLGYPSQYNLDCYINLLIEKLHSPEFPNEIGIFLGYPLKDVLGFMGYGKHKLSDTRFWRIYGDTSVSYEVSNNFLKDRAKMKNLIQFNTLNELKKVI
- the nrdD gene encoding anaerobic ribonucleoside-triphosphate reductase, translated to MIKELMIIKRDGSSVGFDKFKIKNAILKSMKYGSGIYREDIANKIATEIEMHCYENSMSPTVHQVEDMVYRMLIENKQELTAKAYEGYRAVQSFKREKNTTDDSILSLLDRSNEEVMNENSNKNGMLASTQRDLVAGEVSKDIARRKLIPAHIVQAHDEGVLHFHDMDYTIQPIHNCMLINLEDMLTNGTVINNKLVESPKSFSTACTIVTQIIAQIASGQYGGNSITIKHIAPFLRVSYDKYFNRYKEKYSEEMAHELAEERMLEELKSGIQTIRYQLSTLHTSNGQSPFSTIYLEIEEGHEYEREMALICEEMILQRLEGMKNYKGNEIGEEFPKLVYLLDEHNCLEGGKYDYITKLAAKCNTKRLVPDYQSAKIMRKNYDGETFPPMGCRSHLSNWKDENGNYKWYGRFNQGVISLNLVQVALTANKNMEKFWQILDERLDLCREALMVRHNLLLGTTSDISPIHWQHGGIARLKKGEKIDKLLKNGYSTLSLGYVGVYEMTQAMLGVSHTTKEGEEFALKVMHHLNETCKRWKNETGLGFGLYGTPGESLTSRFCRIDKQKFGEIKNVTDRMYYTNSYHVHVTEEIDAFSKLKFESQFHDISSGGCISYIEVPDMSKNLPAVEQIINYIYHNIQYAEINTKPDVCFKCDYTGEIKLDNDLEWYCPNCGNRDKDEMQVMRRTCGYIGSNMWGKGRTQEIGQRVLHL
- the nrdG gene encoding anaerobic ribonucleoside-triphosphate reductase activating protein, which translates into the protein MRFSKIKDNDIANGLGITMSFWTQGCPHHCKGCFNKETWDYNGGREFTEEDLKYILENIDKNSIERDLSILGGEPLCSENVNGVLELCKEFKKNYPNKKIYLWTGYTVENFNETQRDILNYIDVLIDGKFEEENKNLSIMLRGSSNQRVIDVKKSIEEKNIALHEVC